In Victivallis lenta, the following proteins share a genomic window:
- a CDS encoding autotransporter strand-loop-strand O-heptosyltransferase, whose product MPAESLSVNHDIPSPITIEQPAAPVSVPQPVPEQPQQKSIYGKVPEIPVLEAVDGIRFDFNDGIRILFPQNGKEYRVIFSDLDTGIILYSADTVPGAFVTSVKKFFIRFRLQIYPKGGAEPLFTHDYNAENREVMIQLPVGTIGDSIGWFSYVERFQLKHRCRLICVMAPHISALVRGQYPEITFIGPDETVNYRPYACYYMGLFFRGDVDHQPVDFRYIGLHRTAGYILNVDPADLPPRFNLSAPRRIKEPYVCIAAQSSSQAKYWNNPRGWIEVVKFLKESGYRVLCIDREQVHGTGINYNTIPYGTEDFTGDRPLQERVDLIKDADFFIGLSSGLSWIAWGCRVPVVMISGFTHPTNEFQTPYRVINYHTCHSCWNDMRVDFDHFDFLWCPRHRGTDRHFECTRLISAEQVINTIKSIPAYQRRQA is encoded by the coding sequence ATGCCCGCAGAATCACTTTCCGTCAATCATGATATTCCGTCGCCGATCACGATCGAACAGCCGGCGGCTCCCGTTTCCGTGCCTCAGCCGGTTCCGGAACAGCCGCAGCAGAAAAGCATTTACGGCAAAGTGCCGGAAATTCCGGTGCTGGAGGCCGTCGACGGAATCCGTTTCGACTTCAACGACGGAATCCGCATTCTTTTTCCGCAGAACGGGAAAGAGTACCGGGTGATATTTTCCGATCTCGACACCGGCATCATCCTGTACAGCGCCGACACAGTTCCGGGGGCGTTTGTGACCAGTGTGAAGAAATTCTTCATCCGGTTCCGGCTCCAGATCTACCCGAAAGGCGGCGCGGAGCCGCTTTTCACACACGACTACAATGCCGAAAACCGGGAGGTCATGATCCAGCTCCCGGTCGGCACCATCGGGGATTCGATCGGCTGGTTCAGCTATGTCGAACGCTTTCAGCTCAAACACAGATGCCGGCTCATCTGCGTCATGGCGCCGCATATCTCCGCGCTTGTCCGCGGCCAGTACCCGGAAATCACCTTCATCGGCCCGGACGAGACTGTAAATTATCGTCCTTACGCCTGTTATTACATGGGGCTCTTCTTCCGGGGCGACGTCGATCACCAGCCGGTCGATTTCCGTTACATCGGGCTGCACCGGACGGCCGGATACATCCTGAACGTCGATCCGGCGGATCTTCCGCCGCGCTTCAACCTCTCCGCGCCGCGCCGGATCAAGGAACCTTATGTCTGCATTGCGGCGCAGAGTTCGAGCCAGGCGAAATACTGGAACAATCCGCGCGGCTGGATCGAGGTTGTGAAATTCCTGAAGGAGAGCGGCTACCGTGTCCTCTGCATCGACCGGGAGCAGGTTCACGGCACCGGCATCAACTATAACACGATTCCGTATGGAACCGAGGATTTCACGGGCGACCGGCCGCTCCAGGAGCGGGTCGATCTGATCAAGGACGCCGATTTCTTCATCGGACTTTCGAGCGGGCTCTCGTGGATCGCGTGGGGATGCCGTGTTCCGGTCGTCATGATTTCGGGATTCACACACCCGACCAACGAGTTCCAGACGCCGTACCGGGTCATCAACTACCACACCTGCCACAGTTGCTGGAACGATATGCGCGTTGACTTCGACCACTTCGATTTCCTCTGGTGCCCGCGCCACCGGGGGACCGACCGCCATTTCGAGTGTACGCGCCTGATTTCGGCCGAACAGGTCATCAACACGATCAAGAGCATCCCGGCCTACCAGCGCCGACAGGCGTAA
- a CDS encoding vWA domain-containing protein has product MIDFAYPWLLLLLLLVPLIAYYCVFRQKQPSVTVSTVEPFATVRAARRPGFPLSCMLLALCVLIVALARPRAGNEKFLIRSQGIDIVLAIDLSGSMASYDVPRNITSGRDLVNAIEGGQLKNRLEVAKEEIAKFIAERPNDRIGLIGFADVAYNLAPPTLDHSWLLAHLANLKPGILGEMTGIASPIGTGVSRLRNSDAPRRVLVLFTDGSNTARNSLTPEQAAELAKKFDIIIHTVGIGSSNAFAIDRGQIFQVEDQFDEKLLRSLAEITAGKYFRAADADGMKQVMDEINQLEKTTVEQPRYMEYREYAPQLALAALALLMLAFLAQSTWKLRLP; this is encoded by the coding sequence ATGATTGATTTCGCTTATCCCTGGCTGCTGCTTCTGCTGCTGCTTGTGCCGCTGATCGCTTACTACTGCGTGTTCCGGCAGAAACAGCCGTCGGTTACGGTTTCCACGGTCGAACCGTTTGCGACGGTTCGTGCCGCGCGCCGTCCCGGTTTTCCGCTCAGCTGCATGCTGCTTGCGCTCTGTGTGCTTATTGTCGCCCTCGCCCGTCCCCGGGCAGGTAACGAGAAGTTCCTGATCCGTTCGCAGGGGATCGACATTGTGCTTGCCATCGACCTTTCGGGTAGTATGGCTTCGTACGATGTTCCGCGCAACATCACTTCGGGGCGCGATCTGGTCAACGCCATCGAGGGCGGCCAGCTCAAGAACCGTCTGGAAGTCGCCAAGGAGGAGATTGCAAAGTTCATCGCGGAGCGTCCGAACGACCGGATCGGGCTGATCGGCTTTGCCGACGTCGCCTACAACCTTGCGCCGCCGACGCTCGATCACTCCTGGCTGCTGGCGCATCTTGCGAATCTGAAGCCTGGGATTCTCGGTGAGATGACCGGCATAGCGTCGCCGATCGGAACCGGAGTTTCCCGGCTCAGGAACTCTGATGCGCCGCGGCGGGTGCTCGTGCTTTTCACGGACGGCAGCAATACGGCCCGCAACAGTCTTACGCCGGAGCAGGCGGCGGAGCTCGCCAAAAAATTCGACATCATCATTCACACTGTTGGAATCGGCAGCAGCAATGCGTTTGCGATTGATCGCGGGCAGATTTTTCAGGTTGAAGACCAGTTTGACGAGAAGCTTCTGCGTTCTCTGGCTGAAATTACGGCGGGCAAATACTTCCGTGCCGCCGATGCTGACGGGATGAAGCAGGTGATGGACGAGATCAACCAGTTGGAAAAGACGACGGTGGAGCAGCCGCGGTACATGGAGTACCGTGAATACGCTCCGCAGCTTGCGCTTGCCGCATTGGCTCTGCTTATGCTTGCATTCCTTGCCCAGAGTACATGGAAACTGCGCCTGCCGTAG
- a CDS encoding DUF58 domain-containing protein, producing MLPPEIAKQIRLLEIRTNRTVDEITGGAYRSAFKGRGIEFEEVREYTVEDDVRDIDWNVSARMGTPYVKKFVEERELSVLLLVDVSASGVFGSSERSKRRTAAELAAILAFSAAHNGDKVGLLMFSDRIELYVPPKSGRSHTLRLIREMLAFEPVSKGTNIDLALRESAQLLKKRSVVFLLSDLIDSQSYEASLKILNRKHDVIAVGLLDPTDTRWPSLLPVVVEDAETGRQIRFGGGKRALRKLDEAFASARRARQEICRRARVDMVEIGSNRDVLRPMVEFFARRRRRLESRG from the coding sequence ATGCTGCCGCCTGAAATCGCCAAACAGATCCGGCTTCTCGAAATCCGAACGAACCGCACGGTCGATGAAATCACCGGCGGCGCGTACCGCAGCGCCTTCAAGGGGCGCGGTATCGAATTCGAGGAGGTCCGGGAGTACACCGTCGAGGACGATGTCCGGGATATCGACTGGAACGTCTCGGCCCGCATGGGTACGCCCTACGTCAAAAAATTCGTTGAAGAGCGCGAGCTTTCGGTTCTGCTGCTGGTCGACGTCTCCGCCTCCGGCGTGTTCGGTTCTTCGGAGCGCAGCAAACGGCGCACCGCGGCCGAGCTCGCTGCGATCCTCGCCTTCAGCGCCGCCCACAACGGCGACAAGGTGGGGCTGCTGATGTTCAGCGACCGGATCGAACTCTACGTTCCGCCGAAATCGGGCCGCAGCCACACCCTGCGGCTGATTCGGGAAATGCTTGCTTTCGAACCGGTTTCGAAGGGAACCAATATCGACCTTGCGCTGCGCGAGAGCGCGCAGCTGCTCAAAAAGCGCAGCGTTGTATTTCTGCTGAGCGACCTGATCGACAGTCAGAGCTACGAAGCGAGTTTGAAAATTCTGAATCGCAAGCACGACGTTATCGCCGTCGGGTTGCTGGACCCGACCGACACGCGGTGGCCGTCGCTTCTGCCGGTTGTGGTGGAAGATGCCGAAACCGGCCGGCAAATCCGGTTCGGCGGCGGGAAACGGGCGTTGAGAAAGCTCGACGAAGCGTTTGCTTCCGCCCGCCGTGCCCGGCAGGAGATCTGCCGCCGCGCCCGGGTCGACATGGTCGAAATCGGCAGCAACCGCGACGTTCTGCGCCCGATGGTCGAATTTTTCGCCAGGCGCCGCCGCCGCCTTGAAAGCCGGGGGTGA
- a CDS encoding AAA family ATPase — translation MEQKDIEKFQAEAQACAEPLGRIKIEMGRVIAGQDQLIDRLLLALVADGHVLLEGVPGLAKTLAVKTLAQTLSGTFSRLQFTPDLLPADVIGTRIYNAETHEFSTRIGPVFANIVLADEINRAPAKVQSALLEAMQEKQVTIAGECYKLPKPFLVMATQNPIEQEGTYPLPEAQLDRFMFKIEVGYPSRSEEGAVVERMARPSPVIDASPVAALEDILRARAMLEHVYLDEKIIQYILDLVIATRPGCRKELSERQAGARLDELDGLISFGASPRASIALALASRAAALLAGRAYVLPQDVKAIAPDVLRHRIVLSYEAEAENINADAVITRLLAELRTP, via the coding sequence ATGGAGCAAAAGGATATCGAGAAATTCCAGGCCGAAGCGCAGGCGTGCGCCGAACCGCTCGGCAGGATCAAAATCGAAATGGGCCGGGTCATCGCCGGCCAGGATCAGCTGATCGACCGGCTGCTGCTGGCGCTGGTCGCGGACGGGCACGTCCTGCTCGAAGGCGTGCCGGGGCTTGCCAAGACGCTTGCCGTCAAGACACTCGCACAGACGTTGTCGGGAACTTTTTCCCGACTGCAGTTCACTCCGGATTTGCTGCCCGCCGACGTGATCGGCACGCGGATCTACAATGCGGAAACGCACGAATTTTCGACCCGCATCGGCCCGGTTTTCGCGAACATTGTGCTGGCCGACGAAATCAACCGCGCTCCGGCCAAGGTCCAGAGCGCTCTGCTGGAGGCGATGCAGGAGAAACAGGTCACCATCGCCGGCGAATGCTACAAGCTGCCGAAGCCGTTTCTCGTCATGGCCACCCAGAATCCGATCGAGCAGGAGGGAACCTATCCGCTGCCGGAGGCGCAGCTCGACCGGTTCATGTTCAAGATCGAAGTCGGCTACCCGAGCCGCAGTGAAGAGGGCGCCGTGGTCGAACGGATGGCGCGCCCGTCGCCGGTGATTGATGCGTCGCCGGTCGCCGCGCTCGAAGATATTCTGCGCGCCCGGGCGATGCTCGAACATGTCTATCTCGACGAGAAGATCATTCAATATATTCTCGACCTCGTCATCGCCACGCGCCCGGGTTGCCGGAAAGAGCTTTCGGAGCGTCAGGCCGGAGCCCGGCTCGATGAGCTGGACGGACTGATCAGTTTCGGCGCTTCGCCGCGCGCATCGATTGCGCTGGCGCTGGCCTCGCGTGCGGCCGCCCTGCTGGCCGGGCGCGCCTATGTGCTGCCGCAGGATGTCAAGGCGATCGCGCCGGACGTGCTGCGTCACCGCATCGTGCTCTCCTACGAGGCCGAAGCCGAGAACATCAACGCGGATGCGGTCATCACACGGCTCCTTGCCGAACTTCGGACGCCCTAG